CACtacttttctattttagaATAATTGTCATTCTTTGATGTttagcagtaaaaaaaaaagaaagtaatcaATGGTGGAGGCAAAACAACTATAAACCCagtcaaaacattttttatggAGAACCTCTGCCGAAAGCTTTTTATGCattgtttgatttttggattttatgaTTAACCAAACCAAACCgataataaaagaagaaacaatcgctagtgaattttttttatcgagaATCTGAGCACCTTATTGCTACTCCTacataaatttgtttatttgaatacTTCCACAGCTGTGCCAAAAACAAGAAGGACAATAAAGAATAGAGTTCACTAGGATAATACCCAAACTTTATAGTACGAAGTTTGCCTTTCTTTAATATTCGTGTGGTGGATTGACAAGTGATTCtccttctacaaaaaaaaagagaaatctcGATGCGAGACCCTTTTTCCAAATCCAAAACGCTAGAGTAGTAAGACAATATCATATATCATTGCGGTACTATAGAGTTCATCTTAAAATCTGGTTTTCTTGGTTCCTGTCTTTGCCAGATCCACGACTAAGAAAGTATTCCTAGGCATTATCGTTTAACCGCACGCAGCACTAGCGAGTAACCTCTTAAGtatttggtgaaaaaaatggtgaacTAGACAGAAATAATCAAACGACAGGCATCATAGGAAAGAAAGTATTctgatgatattttttttcttacagagACGCACGACGGAGAAGACGTGAAAGGAAAATTGCGGACGATGCAGCTAACGGACTCGCGACAGTCAATTTCGTCCCCAACTACGGTTCCTGTCAGCGAAAGCCTTCTAAAAATGGAGAAGTCCTGAAGGACGTCACCGTAAAAGATGTCGCCCACACTAATTATCAGGAAATCAATGAATCCTTGGACAACCATCAAAATGATGAGCCTCATGTGCTTACTGAACGACAAGCTCGGTTTATGTTCATGTGTGATCCATCTCAGTTACCCAGAGAACCTACTTTTGATTCCGATGCATTGGAGAGTGAGGCTGGTCAGACTCCCCAGTTGAGTTCAAATCGCGCAAATAGGAACGCTACTGAAGGGAATCCAACAAAGTCTAAAGAGATGTCACCGACAAAGGAATCACCTTTGCAGCAGTCGCAACCATCGCCCCATGACGATCAAGAAGTGCCTGCACTTGTGCTGGTACCCTCTTTTTCACTGGAATCTCCAATGGTTTCGGATGAGTCACCAACTGCTAACTCGAGCTCGGCGATTTTCCTTGGAAATCAGTCTGAAAGCCCAGAAGATCGGCCTAGATCACGACGTGGAAGCAGGGTAGGAGACGAAGTTCTTGACTTACGAGAACTGCAAGAATCtccgaaaaatgaagagaacaaTAACGTTGGGCAAGAACCCCAAGAAGTTGTTGCTGAAGCTAATGAAAGAGCGAATAGACAATATGAACTTGGTCGATGGTCTAGTAGTGAGGGTGAGGTAGACGTCTACTATAAACTGAGCGATGATGATGATATGGTTAGAGGCGATGATTGGACGAATTTGAAGGAAGGACCCAAGCTGCCAGGGTATCGACAAGAAACTGAAAGCGATTCGGATGCTGATGATGGTGAAGAGAATAGATTGAAACAGGACGGTGAAGTGGATGGTTATGTTTACGAACGATTACGTGAAGAACTGACACCTGTGCCTCCGGACAGCTAGTGTAACAAGTACAAATCTAGGCTGATTCGTATTCAACTATTTTTCTTGCCaattaaaaaaagctcaaGTTGATtgatactaaaaaaaagatgggtACATTTGTTCTCAACGACTGTTCAATTTTGCttacttttaaatttctgCTTAAAGAAATCCATTATTATCAAATACGCCCCTAGAGTATACTAAGATACCCGAAAGCTATATTTTCAACATCCGGTGATTAGGAATATATAGTCGTTGAATCAGTTACGTTCCAAATGTCATGTGTTAAACGTCTATGATTAGTTTATCGCATTGCCATAGCGCAATTTTCTATGTATGTGATACGAActtgtagctttttttttcctcgagtGCCTCGACTTCTCTCATGTTTAGTTAGTTCCGcagaataataatttaatttagcaCAAGATATTTTACtccatattttatttgaaataaaggAATATATTATACTATTGTTTCTACAACGGAAAGGTTTGAAAGATCATTAAATATGGAGGAGATCCAAACTTCACTTCATATTCTATTAAAAAACGTCCTGCGCAGTCATACAGTACATATACCAAAAATTACCGAACGGGACAGCCAGTAAGTCGAATTGTAACTACAGTATAATTAACGCAGCTGCAGCAAGAAAACTTGCTCtcaaaatttctcgaaaatgaaaaaaaat
This window of the Necator americanus strain Aroian chromosome III, whole genome shotgun sequence genome carries:
- a CDS encoding hypothetical protein (NECATOR_CHRIII.G9192.T2), with protein sequence MLRDRIISDVGLADLTVVDASLELPVVDMRLRHVNLEAHLHTNEKYETYFKRRIANIVSSYCEHQANECPGATLRLTQTVSDASQSDDDDEDNSVLYAADDESEPLLTQNNVVLLRVEREPLNVTRILFAITKSENVLSLSEHMIIDPVKVKYILGSQAGPLARILGGIKLDSVRVSRIRRHLKPSDTDNTKLITIISIIGGFFVICYIIGAIRLCRDARRRRRERKIADDAANGLATVNFVPNYGSCQRKPSKNGEVLKDVTVKDVAHTNYQEINESLDNHQNDEPHVLTERQARFMFMCDPSQLPREPTFDSDALESEAGQTPQLSSNRANRNATEGNPTKSKEMSPTKESPLQQSQPSPHDDQEVPALVLVPSFSLESPMVSDESPTANSSSAIFLGNQSESPEDRPRSRRGSRVGDEVLDLRELQESPKNEENNNVGQEPQEVVAEANERANRQYELGRWSSSEGEVDVYYKLSDDDDMVRGDDWTNLKEGPKLPGYRQETESDSDADDGEENRLKQDGEVDGYVYERLREELTPVPPDS
- a CDS encoding hypothetical protein (NECATOR_CHRIII.G9192.T1) yields the protein MSSCRLLQFTIHILKYSTNTLLVIIAALLTLSTVASSPNDYSYASHGPNLAHTRHEMETQMICNNGTDYKCICRTGVPQTVDTPPVIECDQFIQSLELPVVDMRLRHVNLEAHLHTNEKYETYFKRRIANIVSSYCEHQANECPGATLRLTQTVSDASQSDDDDEDNSVLYAADDESEPLLTQNNVVLLRVEREPLNVTRILFAITKSENVLSLSEHMIIDPVKVKYILGSQAGPLARILGGIKLDSVRVSRIRRHLKPSDTDNTKLITIISIIGGFFVICYIIGAIRLCRDARRRRRERKIADDAANGLATVNFVPNYGSCQRKPSKNGEVLKDVTVKDVAHTNYQEINESLDNHQNDEPHVLTERQARFMFMCDPSQLPREPTFDSDALESEAGQTPQLSSNRANRNATEGNPTKSKEMSPTKESPLQQSQPSPHDDQEVPALVLVPSFSLESPMVSDESPTANSSSAIFLGNQSESPEDRPRSRRGSRVGDEVLDLRELQESPKNEENNNVGQEPQEVVAEANERANRQYELGRWSSSEGEVDVYYKLSDDDDMVRGDDWTNLKEGPKLPGYRQETESDSDADDGEENRLKQDGEVDGYVYERLREELTPVPPDS